CGTGACCGATGGTGCCCACGTTCACGTGCGGCTTGTTGCGCTCGAATTTTGCCTTCGCCATGTCTTCGTTTCTCCTTGCGCACACACCGGTGCTGCGACAACTTGGTCTTGCTGGGATATTGTAAGAGAAAAAATGGAGCCCACATCCGGATTCGAACCGGAGACCCCTTCCTTACCATGGAAGTGCTCTACCTACTGAGCTATGCGGGCGAACTGAAACTTTAATGGAGCGGGAAACGAGGTTCGAACTCGCGACCCTCAGCTTGGAAGGCTGATGCTCTACCAACTGAGCTATTCCCGCCCACGAATACGGCGGCACGCCGCCGGATACGATCAATTTAAATGGTGGTGGGTGCTGGATTTGAACCAGCGTAGGCGCAAGCCAACGGGTTTACAGCCCGTCCCCTTTAGCCACTCGGGCAACCCACCACAAAAGCTATTCAACTATATGGAGCTGGTGAAGGGATTCGAACCCCCGACCGGCTGATTACAAATCAGCTGCTCTACCAACTGAGCTACACCAGCTTGTCGTCGGTCAAAAAGACAGCCGCCTCAACCGAGGCGGCTGCACGTAGACTAACAAACACCGGCGGGCCATGTCAACCTCCGAACCACTTTTTTTCGGTGGTCCGGCAACTTTTTTCTCAGTTGGCCTCTTCCGCGAGCGCGGCCTCGGCGACCATGGAGACGCTATTGGTCACGCTGAAGCTGTTATTGACGACGACGATGTAGAAAATGGCGCTATCGGAGCCGAGATCGGCCTCGTAGTTTTCGAAGACCAGGGTGGAGCCGTTGGACGGCAGCACGGTGCCGGGAAGGCCCTCGCGATAGACGACCACGGTGATGCTCTGGTTGCGGCTGTCCGCAGTCCACTCGTCCCGGTTGAAGGTGAGGGTCAGCGAATCGGAGGTGGGCGCGACGGCCAGACGGGCGACGCGCGTGCTCAGCGGCGGGATGGCGGTCAGTTCCACATCGGCGCCGCCGGTCGCGCCGGCGATGGCGGCGTCTTCAATGGCTTCCGGCGCGAAGCGGTCTTCGTCCAGGACCAGGGGGAGTCTTCCCTCGTCGGAGGAGCGCAGTACGCCGCTGGGCCCGTGCTCGAAGGCGAGGTCCAGGGCGTAGTTGAGGTAGGCCTCGCCGAGGGGCACATTCAAGTGGGCGAAGAAGGCATTGTCGACCGCGCCGGCGGTAAGGCGGGCGGCGGCGTCATAGGTGAGGAGATTGACCGAATCGAGGGCGAGCCGGATTTCTTCGAGCATACCTTTCACCGGTCCGGTACCCTGGGCCACATAGGCGAGTGCGGGTTCGGGCTCATAGTAATTGAGCACGAAGCGGAAGAAGTCCTGGCTTGCGGCGGCGTAACCGGCCACTTCGGCGTCGACGGGGGCCAACACGGGGGTGGAAAGGAGCGCGACGTCGCCTTCGAGTTGGGTGCGATTTGCGCCGACACCGCCGATTTCCTGGCCGACGTGGAGTGCGAGGCCCTCGGTGATACCGGCGATGAAGGAGACGGCGGCATCATCGGCTTCGCTGTTGGCGGTCACTTCGGGGTAGTCGTAGCCGGCCACCACGGCGCGGGTGACGACTTCGGCGACCGCTTGATTTGCGCCGAGGATCTGGGCGATATCCGTATTTTCGGGATTGGCGGCCAGGCGGTCGGCGTTCCAGGTGGATATTGCGAGGAGCTGGCGGGGATCGACGACGACGCTGCCGAAGGGGCTGCCGGCGTAGAAGACGCTGTCGATGCTGCCGATGGCGGCGGGATAGAGCTCAACGGTATTGAAGAAGGTGACGGTGTGGGCGCCGTTGAGGGTGACGAGTCGGGGGCTCCGGGAGAGGACGCTCTCGAAGGCGCTCTGGGTGGCCCGCAGTCCGTTCTGGAGGGCTTCAAGGGTCTCGTCGATCTGTTCCTGGGTGAATTCCCGCTCGCCGAAGGAGGCGGCGTTCATAATATTGCCGAGGCGCAGGGCGGTAAGCTGGCGGAGCAGTTCCGGGCTCAGGCTGAGGTCCCAGGCGTCGTTCCAGTTGGTTCCGGTGGCGGCTTTTCCGGCCTGAGCGGTGGTGACGCGCTCCAGGGCGGCATCGGGCCGGTAGACGACGGTATAGAGGGCGGAGGCGGGCAGGCCGGTCACGCTGGCGACGACGCTGCCGGAGCGGATCTCGCCGAGAATCGGAATGACGAGACCATCCTGAAGCTGGGCGAGGATGTGTACTTTGGCGGGGATACGGCTGCCCGTGGGCACGACGTCCTCGGCATAGGGAATGGCGAGGAGCACGGGTTCGCCCGTGGCGGACATGTCGTTGCGGTCGTTGTCGTGGGTGATGGTGAAGGAATCGCCGACGCGGTTGATCGTTTCAAACACGTTGAAATTGATCTCGCGGTCGACGCGGGTGATGCCGAAGTTCACGTCGCCTTCCAGCGCGCCGGCGGCGACGGTAATGCTGACGCCGTTGGCCGTTGCGGTGCCGCCCGCCTCATCGAGCTGGGCCGAACCCTGGGGCGACTCGACGCGGATGTAGCCGGCGCGGGTGCGGGTGTGGCTGCCGCCGCTGCTGGTGACGGTGAGGGAGACGTTGAAGTTTCCCGCCGCCAGATAGGTGTGCACGGGGTTGGGCTCGTTGCTTCTGCCGCCGTCGCCGAAGTTCCACTGCCAACTCGTGATGGCGCCGTCGGAAACGGTGGAGGAAAGATCGGTGAAGGTGACCCGTAGTCCCGTATTTCCCGAGCGGGGCGTGGCGGAAAAGTTCGCCACCGGCTCGGGGTCGGGGGTGACCGGAGGACACCCTACGAGGGCCAGAGCGGCTGCGAACACAGTCATCATATGAGTAAAGGACCAGCGAGGCATGGCGGTTAAGTCTCTCCTGAGTTTGTTCCTCTACGGATTTGAATCGATCCAGGGATATAGATTCCCTGCCCGGAGCATATACAAATCCCCAATTCGTTCACCAGTTTGCGGGAATGTAAAGAAAAAGTCAACTAAATACCCGCAGTGCCTGCAAGTCAATTCTGGAATTTCGAAGTTTGGCCCCCTGGGCGGGGCGGCGGGGCGACTTGCGCCCCCTTTTTGGTCTTTGTTAAAGTAGGCTCATGAACCCTTTCCCCGCCAGAATTCTGTCGTATCGGCGCCTCGATTGTGCCGGTCGATACGGTCGCCTCGCCGACTTCGCCCCCGTTCCGGCCGCCGTCTGAATCCGGCCCCCCCCATCCCCTTGTACCCGGCCCCGGCTGTTATCTGTGGAGCATATCCCATGACATTGATTGAAGAACTATCCTGGCGCGGCCTGCTCCACCAGCAGACCCATGAGACGATCGGGGCGGAACTGGAAAAGGGCCCGATGACCCTTTACTGCGGGTTTGACCCCACGGCGGACAGCCTTCACGTGGGCAGTCTGGTGCCGATCATGGGTCTGGCCCATTTTCAGCGGGCGGGTCATCGCCCGATTGCGCTGGTGGGCGGCGGCACGGGCCTCATCGGCGATCCGAGCTTCAAGGCGACGGAACGGGCGCTTTTGACGAAGGAGCAGGTGGAGATCAACGCGGCGGGTATCCAGAAGCAACTGGCGCTGGTGCTGGACTTTGAGGGGCCCAACGGCGCGATTCTGCTCAATAACATCGACTGGCTTGGGAAGCTGGGCTTCATCGATTTTCTGCGCGATGTGGGCAAGCATTTCAGTGTGAACGTGATGCTGGGGAAGGAGTCGGTTCGCCAGCGTCTTGAAGACCGGGATCACGGGATTTCCTACACGGAATTCACCTACAGCCTGCTCCAGGCCTATGATTTCATGCAACTGAACGCGCACCATGGTTGCCGGCTGCAGATCGGGGGCAGCGATCAGTGGGGCAATATCGTGGCGGGGATGGACCTGACGCGGCGGGTGCTTAATGCGGAGACCTTCGGGCTGACGCTGCCGCTGGTGACAAAATCGGACGGTTCCAAGTTTGGCAAGTCGGAGTCGGGCAATATCTGGCTGGATGCGGCGCGGACTTCGCCCTATAAGTTTTACCAGTTCTGGTTGAATCAGGCGGATGCGGATGCGGCGCGGTATTTGAAATATTTCACCTTCCTCAGCCAGGAGGAGGTTGTGGATTATGAGCGCCAGATTTCGGAGGAGCCCCATAAGCGGGCCGCCCAGCAGCGCCTTGCGGAAGAGGTCACGCGCATGATTCATGGCGAGGATGCGCTGACCAACGCGGTGAAGGCGTCACAAGCCATGTTTGGCGGCGATCTGCGCGGTCTGGATGAGGCGACGCTGGCGGACCTGTTCAGCGAGGTGCCGAGCAGCACCCTCTCCCCCACTCTGCTTTCCGCGGGGCGGAACCTTCTGGAGGTTCTGGTGGAGGCGGGCGTTTTCCCGAGCAAGGGCGAGGGACGTCGCACGGTTAAGAATGGCGGACTTTACTTGAACAGCGCGCGCGTTGAAGATGAGGGCGCGGTGCTGGGCGTGGATTCACTGCTTACGGGCACGATGGCCGTGGTGCGTGTTGGCAAGAAGAATTACCACCTGCTGCGATTCGAGTGACCGTAGAAACAGTTTTGCAGGCCGCATTCCATCCGTGCCACGCGAACCCGCCTTTTGGCGAGGTCGTGTGGCACGTTTCGTATACCAGCGCCTCGGACGCTCTCTTGCACTTCTCGCTACCGCTGCTTGCGAAATTCGCCGGGGGTAACGCCGCAGAAACGCTTGAAGGCGACGGAGAAGGCGAACTCGTTGTGGTAGCCCACCATCTCCGCGACGTTGCGGATTTTGCAGTCGAGGATGATGAGCAGATCCTGGGCGCGTTCCATGCGCAGGCGGGTGACCATGCGCATGGGCGAGGTGCCCGTGGCGGCCTGTACCATGCGGTGGAGGTGGGCCACCGACACGTGCAACTCTTCGGCCATGTGCTCGACTTCCCACTGGTGGTCGAGACTGGCGTTTACCTTTTCCCAGAGCTTGTCGAGGCGCACGTGCAGGTCGCTGCCTTCGGATTCGACACCGTGACCGAATTCGCGCTCCAGATAGAGGGCGATCAACTCAGCGTGGAGACGCGCGGCCCGGGGCGATGAGCGGCTGATGCCATGAGATTCCCGCAGGAATTCCGCCATGGACTTCTCCAACTGGGAGGTGAGGGCGGTGCCCCGGACGACGATGGTCTCCTCTCTCAGGTGGCGCCAGCGGCCGGTGTCGGTCAGGTGGAACCAGAGAAAGGACCAGGGTCCGCGGTAGGGCCGGTAGTTAAAGGCGGTTCCGGCGGGAATGAGGAGGGCCTGGTCGCGTCCGACGCGTCGGACGGGGTACTTGCTGAAGACCTGCCCATGTCCCTTAAAGGGATAGAGCAAAAGGTGAAAACCCGGATTGGTGCGTCCGATTTCGTAGCCGGGATGGGCCTCGGTGATTCCGCCTTCCGCGATGCCTTTTTTTTCCACGACGGCGGCCCGCTCGGAGCGGCGGGGAAAGTAGTGTTCCCGGCAGTAGGGCGACCACTTTTTCAAGTCTTGAATCACCAGATCCGGTACGATGTCTGACATGGCGCATCACCTCATGATTCCGTAGTGCACGCGGGATTTTCACAGAATTTCCCGCAGTCCCGTGGTGCGAGATTGCTGGAGAAATCAGGGGATTCTCCGATCCCCCGCCAGTATACCCCATGAGATTCCGACAAATAAACTTGATAGATACAACCATGGATAGCGGGGACGGAGTTCGGTACTATTAGGCGTTGTCACTGAGAGTAGACTGATTGGACGTCGTCAATTCTCTTGTCTAGCCGGGGTGTGGCTCTGCTACACCCCGGTACTTTTTTTGGGGCCCATCCGGTTTGAGGAGACTTTGCGGTATCTCAGCGAGACCTTCCAGACTTTCCTCCGGCGGCCTCCCCGAGCATTTTGAACCAATTGGCGGTTGTGAGGGATCTGGAGATCTGCCAATCCGCGAAGCGGATAGCAGATTACCGTGACTGCGTTTTCCACCGTCCGCTACGTGGATTCAACCCCAGGCAAACCCAAAGTCTGGGGCTTACGCCCCGGGGCACTGACTCCCGTCTACTTCGTGGACTAAGACAAACGTACGGACGCACTTCCACCCCTTGCCATCCCTCTTGCACGTTCAAAGGTCATCGTTAGCTCCGCCAACGCCGTTCCCATTCGTGCCTGGGCTGGGCGGCCGAACAGCGTCTGATTTTTCTGCGCGGGGCGAACGGCTGTTCGAGATTCGGCGCATCCCGCTCTTGGGTGGCGTTGGGGCACGGTCTTATCCCCGGCGGGTCGCGGTTGCGGGTGGCGCCCCGCACACTTTCGCTGGTGTTTTTTTTGCCGCCGCCTTCCTGCTACACTGTCGGGAACAAAAAATTCACCAGCAGAAGGAGCTCTCCGGCATGATCTTTGTGAAGACGTTCAAGGGATACGAGGACAAGATTTTCGATCTGGATACCGCGGTCAACCAGTGGTTACTGCAGGCGCGGGTGGAAGTGGTTGACATCAAGACCGTACTGGCCCACGAGATCGACGGGCGCGCGGGCTCCGGGGATTTGATCTACACCGTGCTTTACAAGGCCGACGCCCCTCTCGACTGAGGCGTTGCGGCAGCGTCCTTGCCTATATCTGAGATCTTCGGCCGCCGGCATGCGCCGGCGGCTATTTTTATGTCTCGTAGCGCCGTGGTCGCGCGGCGTCGAAGCGCGCGAGTTCCGCGTCCAGCGATTGCACATAGTCTTCGGTTTTGATTCCGGATTGAATCGCCCGGCGCAGCGCCTCGCCGCCTGCGAGGGTATCGAAGAAGGGCTTCCACTCCAGGTTTTTTTCGTGGGTTTGTTGGATGGCGCGAAGGAGGGCGCAGGCCAGCCGGAAGGGGCGCGCGTCGGCGGCACGCTCCAGATGGATCCGGATCCCGTTGCAGTTCTGATCGCGATAGACGGGTGAACTTGCCTTGCCGGGAATGGCGCGAGGGGTGTAGGTGATGGCCTCCAGCCGGCAGCCGCGCTGGTCTTCCTTTTTGATTCCGCCGATGACTTTTCCCGCGTCGAGCCAGGGCGCGCCCAGGACCTGGAAGGGCGTATCGGTGCCCCTTCCCTCATTGAGATTGACGCCCTCGAAGAGGCAGGTCCCGATGTAGAGGAGTGCGGACTCGAAGGTGGGAATATTGGGTGAGGGCGGCACCCAGGGCAGGGCGCACTGGGGCGCCAGGAAGGATCGGGGCCAGGCGTTGAGTTCGCTTACGGAGAGATCGACGGCGGCGCAGGACGTGAAGGTGCTTTTGAAGAACATGGCAAGTTCGCCGAGGGTCATGCCATGGCGCACGGGGATGGGCGCGCAGCAGACGAGGGAACCCACGCTGGTGGCGATGGGTCCTTCGAGTATGGCGCCGCCGAGTGGGTTGGGCCGGTCCAGCACCATGACCGGTACGGCGGCCTCGGCACAGACTTCCATGCAGTCTTTCATGGTGGCCATGTAGGTGTAGTACCGTGCGCCGATATCGGGAAGGTCGACGAGGAGCAGGTCCACATCGCGCAACTGGTCGCGGGTGGGCTTCTTCTGATCGCCGTAGAGGCTGACGAGGGGAATGGGGGCGCGCTGCACACCGACGTTCTCCCCCGCTTCCGCCTGGCCGCTGAACCCGTGCTCCGGACTGAAGACGCGCACCACGGTGACCTCGGACGCCAGTGCGAGGACGTCGAGGAGGGGGCGCCCGGCGAGGTCGATTGCGCCGTGATTGGCGAGGACGGCGACACGCTTCCCCTTTAACGCGTCGAAGGCGTCCCAGGTGATTCGATCCAGGCCGGTATGTGCGTTGGTGGTGACGGGATGGCAGGCCGCGGCCACGGGTTCGTGAAAGGTGCGACGCAGTGTGGCGTTGTCCCGCAGGTCACGGGTCGGGTGGGGCGTGTTGCTCAGGAGTATCACGAAATGGTGGGAGTCGAGGTCCAACCAGAGGCTTGTGCCGGTCCAACCGGTGTGACCAATGGCGCGCCGCGAGCGCAAGTGCCCTTCGGAGCCCTCGGCCCAGGGATCGATCTTCCAGCCGAGCACCTGCCATGGGTAGCGGGCTACGGCGCCCGGCCGCGCCATCATGGCGATGGTCTCGGGCTTGAGTAGCTTTCCGCCCAGGAGCCCGCGACAGAATCGCGCCAGGTCGCCCGCGGGCGCGAAGAGCCCGGCATGGCCGGAGACGCCACCGACGGCGTAGGCGTTTTCATCATGAACTTCGCCCCGCATCAATTTGCCGCGCCAGGGGCATTGCTCGGTTGCGGCGCAGCGCTCCCGCCAGGCCGCGGGAATATTGAAGCCGGTGTGTTCCATGCCGAGGGGCTTGAAGATATTCTCTTGGGCGAACGAATCCAGCGCATTCTTCCCGATGATTTCCACGATGCGCCCGAGCATCATGAATCCGAGATCGGAATAGACACGCTGTTCGCCGGGCGCCGATTCGAGGGGCAGGGCGGCGATGCGCTGGATATACTCATCGACGGAGCCGGCTTCCTTGTGCCAGGTCTTGAACGGAGGCAGGCCCGCGGTATGGGTGAGCAGATGGCGCGGGGTGATGGTCTTGAATGCGGGCAGGGGAAGTATTTCCGAGACCGGCCGATCGAGATCGAGCAGGCCCCGCTCGTGGAGGAGGAGGACGGAAGTGGCCGTCGCGATGACTTTGGTGAGAGAGGCCAGGTCGTAGATAGTGTCGCGTCGGGCCGCTTCGGGCTCGGGCAGAAGGGTGCGCATGCCGACGGCCTCGTGAAAGAGCGTCTCGCCCCCATGGCCGACGTAGCCCACGGCTCCCGGCGCACCGGAGTCCTTGACGGCCCGCTCCAGCGCCTCGTTGAATTCGCTTGCTCCCATAACCATCCTTGTCGCGTGTGCATTGGGCCAAGGGCGCCGCGTCGGGCGCCACCGAGCCCCAAGCATAGCGTTCGCGGCATTCAAATTAAAGGGCGGCATGCCCGAGGTACCGCGCGGGCATGTGATCGCGGCACGCGAGATCGCCCGCGTAGACGAAAAAAGGCCCGCAGGAATCCTGCGGGCCTCCACAACTCAGCGCGGAAGAGCGCCAGCCACCATGGTCTCGGGGCTGGTGCCCTGGTGTATGTGGGGTAACTTACTTTGCGGCGGCTTTCTTGGCGGCCGGCTTTTTCGCAGCGGGCTTCTTTGCGGCGGCTTTTTTCGCAGCAGGCTTCTTCGCGGCGGGCTTCTTCGCAGCAGGCTTCTTGGCGGCCGGCTTCTTCGCGGCGGGCTTCTTCGCGGCCGGCTTCTTCGCAGCAGGCTTCTTCGCGGCGGCCTTCTTCGCAGCGGGTTTCTTCACAGCGGCCTTCTTGGCGGCGGGTTTCTTTGCAGCCGGCTTCTTAGCGGCAGGCTTCTTTGCAGCGACCATGTCATTTCTCCTTTTGTATTCCATCGTTGTACCACTTCGAACACACACAGCATTGAATCACGGCAACAGGCCGTGTGCTGCCGGCCTCCCGCCTTCCGCGGGGCGAGGGGCCTACCAAGCGGGTTGCAGCCCGCGAATTGGCAGTTTAAACCGGGGCGCCACAACGGCGCCCATTCAACTTTACTCCGGCGATATCCCGCTGGGAACACGCCATCAAACGAATGCGACCCGCACCTGCGCGGGCGCATGAATACCCTTTATCGATACCTGGAGGATTCCGCGCGCCCAATTTCGCGCGGTATCGCCGCCGTGAGCGGCACGGTGTAGTGATTGACGGGCCTTCGTTGGGCCATCGTCGGCGGAGCGCAACTACTTCTTTGCGGCCGGTTTCTTGGCGACCGGCTTTTTCGCAGCGGGCTTCGCGGCGGCCGCCGTTTTCGCGGCGGGCTTCTTTTTGTCAGCGGCCATGTCATTTCTCCTGTTGCATTTTCACCTTCGAACACTTCACCCGCAGCCCGGCGCCTGGCAAGAGGCCACGAACCGGCCGCCTTTCGCGTTCCGCGGGGCGAAAGGCCAGCTCAGCGGGAACAGCCCGCATGAGCGCATGGATGGTGTAGCGTGCCCGGACCGAATCCGGCGCGGGCGGGCGCGTTCAAGGCGGAGGGGAAAGCGAAGCGTTCTAGGGCACTAATCGCGCCGCTGTCACATGAGCGACCTCCTGTACGAAAGCGCTTCTGTGTCCTTTGCTTCATCCGATCCGTGCGAACCTCGCTCCGGGAAGTGCAGCCTGCGCTTCATTGAGAGGTGGTTCACGCGCCGTCGAAATTTTTGATTCAAATTTTCTCTACCGATTGTGTAACAGACAAACAAGAAAAAGGCAAGTATTTTTTTGTGCTTTTTTAAAATTTTTTTTGGTTTGATCCACGCTCTCGCACAGGCATGCGCGCCTTGATCGCGCGAAGGTGCGCGCGACTTCGACGCACTTCGCGCCTTAACGTCGCGCGGCGACGGCGCTTCACCGCGGCCATTCGCGGGGATAGAGCATGCATTTCACCCTTATAAACAAAGGGTAAAATAGAACTCACTCACCACACCAGGAGCGGGCGCGCATGCGCGGCGGGTGCGGCGACGCGACGTTTCCCGGTGACGCCCAACACGCCAACGAAGCATTGATCGGAGTCAACACGGCGCGGCGACCATCAGAAAAAAAATTTCGTTACGGCGATCTTTGCGACGCTTCGCCGCAGTGAAATCGATCGCGCGCGCGATGGAACGCGACGACGTTGCGGCGCGAACGTGTTGATCGCGAATGGATGGGGAGAGCCGTCGCGGTGCTTTCGCGTGTGCGGCGGCGTCATCGCATCATGCGGGTGGGACGAAGAGATCGACGATGATGGGCAGATGATCGGAGCCGATATCCGGACCCGTCGCGAAGGATGTGACGTCGATGTCGCCCCGGATCAGACATTGATCGAGCGGCAGACGCGCGAAAGGCACCCAAGTGGGCCAGGTGCCCCGCGGCCCGAAGCCCTGCCGCGCGTTGCGCAGGTCCATCCCTTGCACAAATCGCCGGTATTCCGGCGAGAACATGGTGAGATTGAGGTCTCCGAGCAGTACAGCGGGGCCGGATTGTTCCTCGAACCAGTTTCGGATCGATTTGAGGTGTCGATTTCGATGATCGGCCATGAGCTTTCCAATAGGGGGCAATGCGTGCACATCGAGGATGGACAGTGTGCGTCCCGCGACTTCAACGGTGGCCGCGAGCGCGGGCACGTCGTGCTCCCGTTGAAACAATACGCCGCTCATGCCGCCCGGCAGGCGGCTGTAGAAGGCGATACCGAAATTGTCGGCGCGGGGCACGATGGAATTGACTGGAAATCGGACATGGAGCGCTTCGAGGGCCTCCGCCCAGGCGTCATCCGCCTCCTGCACGCAGATCACATCGGGGTCCACGGCGTCCACGAGGGCGAGGAATCGATCTTTGTCCATGTTGGAGGTAAGCACGTTGGCCAGCAGGAGGCGCAGGTTGGGCTGTTGGGATGTTGATGGGGTGGGCAGATACCACGATAGAGGCTGCATGAGCTGGAGCGCGAGCACGATAGCCGCGGCTCCGGCCCATCGCCATCGCCTTATCAGCGAAAATTGCAGGAGTGCCGCGGCGGTTAGCATCCCATGCCAGGCGACGAAGTGGCTGAGTATTTCCAGAAGCCAGTGGAGCGTTCCCAACGCGCCCAGAAGCGTGGCGAGGCCCGACACGACGAGGAGAATCTTTGCGCGCAGGAAAATTCCACGCGCGAGGCCGCTTTCCGGCGTCGCCAGTGCGGTCAAGGTCGTCCCGATCCGACTCATGGCAACTCCAGCAGCGCGAAGTCCGGGCTTTCGCGGAAGTCTCGGAGGCGGGGATCGCTCTGGATACGCTGGGCGGCGTCCGGGTCGGCAGCGACGGCGTCCCTCAGTAGCGCGACGCCTTCCTTGATGCTGCGGGCGGCCGTGATGTAGAAGATGCCGAGTTCAATCATTCCTTCGGCCTCGCGCGGCTGGAGCGCCTGGGCCATCTTGAACTGGCTTTCGGCTTCGCCGAGGCGGCCCAGCCGGGCCAGGAGCGCGCCGAGTGCGAAGCGGGG
This region of Candidatus Hydrogenedentota bacterium genomic DNA includes:
- a CDS encoding endonuclease/exonuclease/phosphatase family protein yields the protein MSRIGTTLTALATPESGLARGIFLRAKILLVVSGLATLLGALGTLHWLLEILSHFVAWHGMLTAAALLQFSLIRRWRWAGAAAIVLALQLMQPLSWYLPTPSTSQQPNLRLLLANVLTSNMDKDRFLALVDAVDPDVICVQEADDAWAEALEALHVRFPVNSIVPRADNFGIAFYSRLPGGMSGVLFQREHDVPALAATVEVAGRTLSILDVHALPPIGKLMADHRNRHLKSIRNWFEEQSGPAVLLGDLNLTMFSPEYRRFVQGMDLRNARQGFGPRGTWPTWVPFARLPLDQCLIRGDIDVTSFATGPDIGSDHLPIIVDLFVPPA
- a CDS encoding tyrosine--tRNA ligase translates to MTLIEELSWRGLLHQQTHETIGAELEKGPMTLYCGFDPTADSLHVGSLVPIMGLAHFQRAGHRPIALVGGGTGLIGDPSFKATERALLTKEQVEINAAGIQKQLALVLDFEGPNGAILLNNIDWLGKLGFIDFLRDVGKHFSVNVMLGKESVRQRLEDRDHGISYTEFTYSLLQAYDFMQLNAHHGCRLQIGGSDQWGNIVAGMDLTRRVLNAETFGLTLPLVTKSDGSKFGKSESGNIWLDAARTSPYKFYQFWLNQADADAARYLKYFTFLSQEEVVDYERQISEEPHKRAAQQRLAEEVTRMIHGEDALTNAVKASQAMFGGDLRGLDEATLADLFSEVPSSTLSPTLLSAGRNLLEVLVEAGVFPSKGEGRRTVKNGGLYLNSARVEDEGAVLGVDSLLTGTMAVVRVGKKNYHLLRFE
- a CDS encoding DUF1343 domain-containing protein, with translation MGASEFNEALERAVKDSGAPGAVGYVGHGGETLFHEAVGMRTLLPEPEAARRDTIYDLASLTKVIATATSVLLLHERGLLDLDRPVSEILPLPAFKTITPRHLLTHTAGLPPFKTWHKEAGSVDEYIQRIAALPLESAPGEQRVYSDLGFMMLGRIVEIIGKNALDSFAQENIFKPLGMEHTGFNIPAAWRERCAATEQCPWRGKLMRGEVHDENAYAVGGVSGHAGLFAPAGDLARFCRGLLGGKLLKPETIAMMARPGAVARYPWQVLGWKIDPWAEGSEGHLRSRRAIGHTGWTGTSLWLDLDSHHFVILLSNTPHPTRDLRDNATLRRTFHEPVAAACHPVTTNAHTGLDRITWDAFDALKGKRVAVLANHGAIDLAGRPLLDVLALASEVTVVRVFSPEHGFSGQAEAGENVGVQRAPIPLVSLYGDQKKPTRDQLRDVDLLLVDLPDIGARYYTYMATMKDCMEVCAEAAVPVMVLDRPNPLGGAILEGPIATSVGSLVCCAPIPVRHGMTLGELAMFFKSTFTSCAAVDLSVSELNAWPRSFLAPQCALPWVPPSPNIPTFESALLYIGTCLFEGVNLNEGRGTDTPFQVLGAPWLDAGKVIGGIKKEDQRGCRLEAITYTPRAIPGKASSPVYRDQNCNGIRIHLERAADARPFRLACALLRAIQQTHEKNLEWKPFFDTLAGGEALRRAIQSGIKTEDYVQSLDAELARFDAARPRRYET
- a CDS encoding elongation factor Tu; the encoded protein is MAKAKFERNKPHVNVGTIGH
- a CDS encoding histone H1-like repetitive region-containing protein, producing the protein MVAAKKPAAKKPAAKKPAAKKAAVKKPAAKKAAAKKPAAKKPAAKKPAAKKPAAKKPAAKKPAAKKPAAKKAAAKKPAAKKPAAKKAAAK
- a CDS encoding AraC family transcriptional regulator; this encodes MSDIVPDLVIQDLKKWSPYCREHYFPRRSERAAVVEKKGIAEGGITEAHPGYEIGRTNPGFHLLLYPFKGHGQVFSKYPVRRVGRDQALLIPAGTAFNYRPYRGPWSFLWFHLTDTGRWRHLREETIVVRGTALTSQLEKSMAEFLRESHGISRSSPRAARLHAELIALYLEREFGHGVESEGSDLHVRLDKLWEKVNASLDHQWEVEHMAEELHVSVAHLHRMVQAATGTSPMRMVTRLRMERAQDLLIILDCKIRNVAEMVGYHNEFAFSVAFKRFCGVTPGEFRKQR